The DNA segment AGGCAAACTCGGCACGTATCTGTCACCTTATTgcatttcttcttcgtttttttatattttgcgggtacttttccttcttcttccattgcCCTTCAGTTTCAATGTTGTCTCCTAATCTCCTTGGCTTTATTGTTAATTCCTtaaatttttcatgtttttttttctctctctccaagggtAATGTTTCTTTCCATTGTCTTCCATTGtcaatattttccctccttgtttccttattttgttttatttccttttgatTCGTGCTACTTTCCTCCGAGGAcaatgtttcctttccttccattgttCTTCAGTGTCAGTGTGTTCCTTTTCTCCTGCGTTGTTTCCCTGCGACAAACAACACTCGCCTCGTCTTTTCGTCTCGCCTGGCGCTGTGTGAGGAACAAAGGCTGctgctctctgtctctctctggccaGCGTCCTTTCTCTTCCGGTATGTTTGTGTTGTCAAAAGtcaaaatataaaaggagaCGAAGATGCCTCTAAAATCGTCTGTTGAGAGGAAGAGCATTTCACAAGAGATCCTGTCAATAGTTCACCACGCAGTATGGAGTCATTTCGTATGGACTGATGTAGACGTGGACGGGCAAACAATGGTAATGCCAAGGGTACATCACTGTCCATTCAAGGTCTGCTGGGGGCgccaatgaacacacacacacacacacacacacacacacacacacaccgcgtagtgtagtggttaccacGCTCGATTCATAATCGAGAGGatccgggttcaagtcccggaaagcggcgaggcaaatgggcaagcctcttaatgtgtagcccctgttcacctagcagtaaataggtacgggatgtaattcgaggggttgtggcctcgctttcccggtgtgtagagtgtggtgtggtctcagtccttcctgatgatcggtcactacgagctctgagctctttccgtaggggaaagactggctgggtaaccaacagacgaccgtggtgaataacacacacacacacacacacacacacacacaccggtagctcagtggttggagcgctggcttcacaagccaaaggaccggttttcgattccccggccgggtggagatatttgggtgtgtttcctttcacgtgtagcccctgttcacctagcagtgagtaggtacgggatgtaaatcgaggagttgtgaccttgttgtcccggtgtgtggtgtgtgcctggtctcaggcctatccgaaaatcggaaataatgagctttgaggtcgttccgtagggtaacgtctggctgtctcgtcagagactggagcagatcaaacagtgagacacagatagacatattctcacacacacacacacacacacacacacacacgtctatgaACTGCTAGTCTTCTTCTCAAGGGTATTTCCTCATTGGCAATATAAAATTCTTGTTAAactctcatgaaaaaaaaaaattgaaaattcttTAACTCTAGCTATCTTGACAAACTTCCTTGAAATCTCACTAACTTCATATAGAATCTGTCACAAGAGATTACGATGACAGGCGGAAGTGTCTGGCAAAACAATCCTAACATTAAAGCGTCTTCCGTCAGCAATATCTAACTACCTTGTTGTGATGACGTGGTGAGGGAGTATAATGGACCACGTCACTCGTCTCCTCGTGCTATTATCatgttctcttccccttctccctttatAATTTTTCAGTGTTGAAATGATCCTCAAATAGCAGATGATGCAAGACGgatgtaaaaaagaaacagtggTGACGTGTAAAATTTATGTTGCGTCGTGGCCTGGTGAGGgacgatctgtgtgtgtgtgtgtgtgtgtgtgtgtgtgtctcaaggtTTTCTTCGGTTCATCGTAGTGTTTActaacctttattttttcttgctagTGTCTCCTGCGTTTGTCTTCACTACCGCATGTTTGTCTTCTTCTCCTGACCTGTTTGCTTCTCTATTTGCTTCTTGTTTCTCACTGTCGTCACTATTCATCGCCTCTGTGCTTCTTTTTACCcaccttagatttttttttcctagtgattcgtttgtttgttttcacttttacttGTTCGACATTCCATTCAAACAGTGTCAGCGACGTGTTGATGGAAATATTCTGTAACTTTCTCATTTAAGTAGTCTTAGGCTGACGTCCAgtgaataacaaaggaaataaaagtaaataagtgaaaaaaaaactacgtaaATGCCTATTAACTGTTTCATTGTGTTCATTGGATATAAATAGACATTATCAGCAAAACAAatggataagataagataagatgagataagataacTTTATTGTCACATTGAAACATAAGTACAACATGAAATTACTCTTTTGGCAGAGTCCATACCGCGTTAAAATACAGagtgaaaataaactaaaacgaaaaaaaaaaaaacatattaaaaaagACTTGATTTACCAGCGTGGTGTGTTTGAGGAGCCTGTTACCTCTTTCCTCGTAGAGTATAGATTATAGGGGAACTCAGAACACCTTGGCAGCTTAAATGTATAAAGCGTGTGAGAATCCTGCTGTCTGCTTCCTTGATATTCACTCTGGGACTCATAACACCTCGGCAGCTACAACTATTAGTGTTGCTCCGATGGTCTTGGTGTTCTCCGTAAATAAATTTTGTAACTCTCGGCCAGTCTTCTATCGCttcagaaagaggaaaagaaaacgaagctctctctctctctctctctctctctctctctctctctctctcttgtttaatgCAAATGAGACACGGAAATCAATCtttgtattatctttattatatcTAAGGAGGCGTTTCTTAATGAGACTATACAGGCACTGGTGaggcgctggtgtgtgtgtgtgtgtgtgtgtgtgtgtgtgtgtgtgtgtgtgtgtgtctcatgtaAGATCACTTAGGGCTTCTCAACCCAGTCCATATCAACGCACTTCACCAAGACAGTAACACTCAGACACGTTAACATACGCATGGTGCTGCTACGATGAAAGTATTAATATCCGCTTTAAAGtaataggtggaggaggtggtaaagGTGGGTGAGGTGGAAGGCAATCACATCTGGGTAATTACAAACACATATCAATAATCTATATAAATTGCATGGGTGACGAATAAGACCATTGTGAATTGGCAGGAATGGAGAGGAATCTTACACAGAGTAATAATGAAAGCACCTTGTTTCGTCTACCACCTCCTGGCCACAGCAAAGACACGCTCACAGATGCACAGACTTTCTCGCAGGAGCAAGGAACATTAGTACAAGAAGTTGGGATCAAGACCTTTGGACAGGTAACCGTCCGTAGGTGGGGGCAGGTAGCCATCCACAGGTGGGGGCAGGTACCCGTCTACAGGTGGGGGCAGGTACCCGTCTACTGGTGGGGGAAGGTAACCGTCCGTAGGTGGGGGCAGGTAGCCATCCACAGGTGGGGGCAGGTACCCGTCTACAGGTGGGGGCAGGTAACCGTCCGTAGGTGGGGGCAGATATCCGTCTACAGGTGGGGGCAGGTACCCGTCTACAGGTGGAGGGAGGTACTCGTCTGTAGGTGGCGGAAGGTAATCGTCGGAAGGTtgaagcacatctttggtgatCAAGTTCGTCTCTACTGGATGGCTGAAGTCGAGAGAATGGTTAGGCCTTGTCGGGAGCTTCGTCAGCGTCTGCGTCTCGAGGTCCCGGGGCGCGAAGTCAATGATGGCGGCGTGAGTGAATGCAGTGCCagtcagcagcaccaccagcagggaCAGTTGGAGACACATGATCACTTAGAGGCGTAAAGTGGTCTCCTCCTGACGACTAGAATAGGAGTTCTGTGCTAGCCAGGCCTGTGCAATCTTTATATGCTACCGGTGGAGGACAACAGGTGTGGATAACTTCGTACCTCGTCAGGCTACAAACTGGATGAGAGGGACGTCCAGTCTTGACCAAGGTAATTATGAAGTCAACTTGCCTTGCAGAGGTGTTTGCCTTACGCgagtttgtttatgtttatttgtttaaggaagatTTTTCCTATCAGATGACCTCGCTGGTGTCTTCTTCaggcccaggtgtgtgtgtgtgtgtgtgtgtgtgtgtgtgtgtgtgtgtgtgtgtgtacgccgaGATGAAGAGCCACCGGATGCCTCGTTTCATTCCTTCTCATAATTATCACGAAGAGGAAGTGATGTGGAGGTTTTGGTTGGGCAGGGAAGCTGGCGAAGGATGATGATAAGCTACTGAACTGTACCAAGCAAGCAGCGGCCTGCCCTGACCCACCTGTCATgcaccatcaccagcagcatGGGAGGGAAGAGCCAGTTAGCGCCCATTCCCGCCTGTCCGCACCCCACCATGGCCGCCACACCCGAAATCACGCACACACTCGCACGGGTTCTCGCTCAAGACGACGGAACATTTGTCGCAGCGGCACGGTGGCGATATTATGTTCTCCACTGTGGGAAGCATGAAGGATGGCGTGACGGTGGTGGgcgtgatggtgatgagtgttGGAGTACGCGGTGGCAGGTAACTATGGGCGGGTGGGGGCAGATATCCGTGGGCAGGTGGTGGGGGCAAGTAACCGTGGACAGGCGGGGGTGGCAGATAACCATGGGCAGGCAGAGGCGCGTATCTGTTGACTAGCTTGGCCTCCAATTGTCGGCCAAGGTGCAGGGGTCGTCAGGCCTCAGGAGGAGCTTCGTTACCGTCTGTAGCACCGTGACCGTGTAATACTTTGGACTCTGGGACGTGCACGTGACGACGGTGGACTGGGCGGAGGCCGTGGTCGCCACCatcgccagcaccaccaccagcgacaGTCGAGACACCACCATGGGACTCATGATCACTTTAGCTGCAGCTCCGCGCCGTGCCTGTGTCGGAATGGAGTCAGTGAGGGCACCGCGTCATGACAGGTTAAAGTGGTGTGTGTCCAGGAGGCCCAGGAGGCCCAGGAGACGTGGCCTGCGGCAAGAAGCACTCACCGAGACGGAAAATTACCTTCCAGCTGACGAGAAGAGAGAGTTCTGAGTTGGACATCCCTGCGGAGCCTTTATAAGCAGCTGGTGGGGGGCAGATACACCTGGACGGCTGGTGGGGTGGTCACTCTTCAAATAGGAGGggaagaggcaaggaagaggCGCTTGTGGAGGGATATTCAGCCTTGCAAACTTGCTTGTCATGGAAGATGTTTGCCCAGGGAGGGGCCACGCCACGCTCCTGCCCGCACGTCAGATCCAGAAAAAGttactgcatgtgtgtgtgtgtgtgtgtgtgtgtgtgtgtgtgtgtgtgtgtgtgtgtgtgtgtgtgtgtgtgtgtgtgtgtgtgtacgtgtgtgagagagacagatggataCAGTAGTTCACGTCCACGATGTTATCTGTACCGGGATTTCCATTCGAAGGGAATGCCCTGATCGTGACCATTAGATCACCCTCCAGTATAACAGTATCCAGACCACTTCACTGTGCGTGCTTCACCTTGGTGCAGTGAGGATTACCTGAACACCATCCTGCTCCTGGGGAAACCCACTTGTGCAAGGCAGTGTATTAGAATGAAAATTAACAGAGTGGTCAATGAATGGAACATACTTAATAATTAGGTTGTTAatgctgagtcattagggagctttggAAGATTAAGGAAAtctatggatgaggatgataggtggaagtGGCAGGCATGTTTTACACAGCGgatgccacgtgtaggcctgatggcttcctgcagcttcccttaatTTATTATCTTCTGTTCTAAAGGTAGGCGGATGTGTATCGAGATTTCTAGGGATTACATAGGCCAAATGACATTTCATAATTAGAAAGATTGTCCACATTAGTGAGCACAGTGATAGCTTTGTGGTGTTAATCCTCTTACAACTAAAATTACatgttactttattttcataGCATGTAGGCAGCTTTATAGACCCAATATAAAATCGCAGATGCTAAAAAATTAAGCTCTTCCATCTTTGATTTATTTCTAGTGCCATGGTGTCTTTCGGGATCATGCTTAAAACGTACATTTTATTGAACTGAGGTAGCCAAGTAGACACCGTGGCAGTTTCATGGTTGAGGCTGCGTGGCGCTTACATGAGGTGGTCGCTGAGAGTGTGGGCGGGTGGTGGGTGAGGCAGTTCGCCCAAGGCAATGTGTTCCGTGGTTTTGATGTAGATTCAAGTCTACCATGCTAAAGATTCGTTTTCTGTTACACTTATGTTTTAGTTGCATCTCGTTTTCTAGCCAAAAAATAAATGTCTGGTCCTTTGTATTATACACAAGAGTATTAAAACCATACATACATTATTTTTATCGCTGTTTTAATTATGCCCTCACATAcacaaaagctgaaaaaaaataggtaaaaacatACGCCACACTCTTAAGGTCAGTGATATAGTTTTTCAATGAGGTAAAATATTAAAAGAGTTTGTGGAAGACAGAGTATTGTGACAGCCGTAGTACTAATGACTTCGCAAATTAAAGTAGTGGCCATGAAAATACAACGCATGCAGTGTTCGCGGGAGAAGCGACATTTGCTTGTCGAAGGTTACAGTTGTGTTCAGCAGATGCCTACGTGCGGCTAGCAAGCCAATGCCACCAGTGAATAGTTCAGGCATTGACTCGAGCTTAATGGAAATAGTTCGAGACACACACCATGACGAGATCGTGTTCGGTATGCGGCTGAATCACAtcacatacaaacatactttCTCTCAGTAAGGATACAATTAATAATTTAACAGCCGCCATTTCACCAAGTTCGACAAAAATCATACAAACACCGACAGCAATGTACCCTTTATATTTACAAGTTTTTCACGAGATGTCCAAGTGGGTGGTGACTATTTCTCACTGGTAACATGAGCGTGGTCTGCACCATGACAGCGGccagggtggtagtggtggtggtggtgttggcggggTGCTGGGGTACTGCTGAGCGTCTTGAGGGTGGTGCGAGCGTTGCCTGGACACCCAAAGGTAACAATGAGAGGTCAGTATCGTCCATATTTCGGTATCATGCACAGTCGAGGTCATAATTTGTGTCATGTTTCGTCACCATGATGAATTGTAAACAGCTCAAGTTCCCCTCACCAAGTTCCTGGGATCTCACACTTCTCTCCTCACGACACACGCTGTTCAAATCTTCGAAGCTGACCTGGCTACGATGCATCATTAATTGTGACGAACCAAGACACGACGTATGACCGCGACTGTACATATATTGACGTCTAGCAAGCACCATTACTGTCTCATATTGATCCATTCTTCACCCGCACCACTACAAATcatctcactcaccaccactctcctCCCAACAGATGCTGCGTTCAGGGTTGCGTCTGTGGCTCGCTAGATTACAACCGCCTCTCAGAACAGTCTCACCGATTACAACCTGTTGTACACAAGAGTAAAACCTCCCCAGTAACTAACACGTTCCCTGTCTGTAAAGGAATCATCAGTTTTAACGACACTAGATCTTCCAAGGCTTATCCATTCAAGATGCAAACACGGAGGCGAAAACCTCGAGGTACCCGCATTGTGTTGAGAGAAGGACC comes from the Portunus trituberculatus isolate SZX2019 chromosome 29, ASM1759143v1, whole genome shotgun sequence genome and includes:
- the LOC123510542 gene encoding uncharacterized protein LOC123510542 produces the protein MSVVCTMTAARVVVVVVVLAGCWGTAERLEGGASVAWTPKGNNERCCVQGCVCGSLDYNRLSEQSHRLQPVVHKSKTSPVTNTFPVCKGIISFNDTRSSKAYPFKMQTRRRKPRGTRIVLREGPTSLHDGQAQVTQRSKTFVNKYQPIEIFNDNRLTSPIYSSLLIEKGVAFSVFFWVYLSAFLYAACYLVSSFIAPFSILGFVMKVLLVNYFSIIINLEVFRVADYIMACALHYFA